Proteins encoded in a region of the Aythya fuligula isolate bAytFul2 chromosome 13, bAytFul2.pri, whole genome shotgun sequence genome:
- the TMEM35A gene encoding transmembrane protein 35A — protein MASPRTITIVALSVALGLFFVFMGTIKLTPRLSRDAYNEMKRAYKSYVRALPMLKKMGVSSILLRKSIGALEVACGIVMTLVPGRPKDVANFLLLLLVLAVLFFHQLVGDPLKRYAHALVFGILLTCRLLIARQPEEQPPEKRILSVNGDEQPLIHEAAPEKGKVKVS, from the exons ATGGCGTCGCCGCGCACCATCACCATCGTCGCCCTCTCGGTGGCCCTGGGGCTCTTCTTCGTCTTCATGGGGACCATCAAGCTCACCCCGCGCCTCAGCAGGGACGCCTACAACGAGATG AAACGAGCCTACAAAAGCTACGTGCGGGCCCTTCCCATGCTGAAGAAGATGGGAGTCAGCTCCATCCTTCTCCGCAAGAGCATCGGTGCCCTGGAAGTGGCGTGTGGCATTGTCATGACACTGGTGCCTGGTCGCCCCAAAGACGTGGCCaactttctgctgctcctcctcgtGCTGGCCGTGCTCTTCTTCCACCAGCTAGTGGGGGATCCACTCAAGCGTTACGCCCACGCCCTGGTCTTTGGGATCCTGCTTACCTGTCGCCTGCTGATCGCCCGCCAGCCTGAGGAGCAGCCGCCAGAAAAGAGGATCCTGTCGGTAAATGGGGATGAGCAGCCACTCATCCATGAGGCGGCTCCTGAGAAAGGCAAAGTGAAGGTATCCTAG